The Apium graveolens cultivar Ventura chromosome 10, ASM990537v1, whole genome shotgun sequence nucleotide sequence CATCATGACATTATGCATCCATATACTTCATACATCTTCTATCTAACATTATATTTCAGTCCAAACAAAAGCATTTTTTTGTTCAGTTTGGAAACTTTTGTCATTTGTGATGGTCGAAGCATAATTTTGTGTACTATGTAACATTTATGAAAAAATAGAATCTCTGAATAGATTAATGTACTAGTGTTTTACAGTGTTAGAATTACCATAGAGATGAGAATCGAGTGACCCATGGCATATATATTCATAAACTAGTAACCTTCGTCCATCCTCAATACAAAATCCAATTAGCATGACAACGTTTCGGTGCTGAGCACAGCTGAGAACTTCTACTTCCGAACAGAATTCTTGATCCCCTTGAGTACTTGCTAATTTGTATTGCTTGACAGCAAATGTCTGGCCATTTGGAAGAACTCCTCTGTGAACAGACCCAAAACCTCCTTCAGCCAAGAAATTAGCTTTGAAAAATCCTCTGGTATCAAATAACATGCTTTGTGATTATCTAGACTGAGCACATTAGTTCaatttattttgtttaaaaaACAAAAAGGCTGATTGAGATATTCAGGTTGGTTGCTTCTTACAACAAACATGAGAAAAACTAAATAGCTTCCGAAAAAATATTACCTAAACTTCGATCAATATTTAGTAGTTTCATGGAGTTGTAGTAATTTAGAAGCTACCACAATGCTGATGCAGATGAATAAAGGTCAAGGACTTAAATTTGATAAATAAAGGATTAACTGCTTTTCAACTCTCGATGTTAACAGTCCAAACATCATCAAATATGTTTACAGTAATTAtccaatgaattgataaaaccaaTAAATGGTACTAGAACTCTGTGAAAGAAGAACCACAAGCAGTGTGATGCAGTCACCAGGCTGAACAACATGAGTTAAAGCCCACACAAGAGCGTTTTTAGGTACTTCCTTGGCCGCCTTGACCGCCACAATAACCTTTTCCATAGCAGCATCCAAACCCTTCTCATGCTTTCCCAGCTTCAATTCCCTAGACATTTCTCCCATAAAACAGAACACAAGTGCTTCCAAACTTTAACTTCAACGGGATTATTAACCTCAGAAAATGCACAAGAGGGCCCCTCATCCAGAAGTACTCAAACATAGCCAACCTAAACCAGGACTTTAGCATTTTAATATATCAGAGATTGGGCCTTAAATGAATAGCCTCACAAGGAGAAAACATACAAATGATGCCTTACAAATGCTTGCCACCACAAGATCTCTAAGTATTTCATCCAAATAACCTCTGGTAGCAACAAATAACTCATCAACTGATTCTCTATACTCGAGTACAGTTTCTGAAGCCTCTGGATTCTCTTCACCTATATAATGTACGTATAACAGTAAGAAATTGTTAACAGAAATAATCGTAATTAAAATAGGGACTTAGATAGCAAATGCTGAAAAAgtctgaaattaaaataaaaaattgggAATTACACGCAACAAGTGAAGAATAACCCTAATTAAAACCCCTAAAATTAAAAATCCATCAAGTTAAAAAAAACAATAAAAAACCCTTTCTAAACAACTTTGAAGAGCTAAAACATAAAACAAACAAGTTCATCTAACTACTACATAAAACACACACCGCCGGAGGACTGACTTCTAAATCAGTGTAAACTGATTTACAATCTTTCAAGCCATCATTCCGAGCTTCTTTCCATCCTTGAGCTTCTTCTCCGTCGGAGGACTGACTTCTTTTTGGCCGACATCTTCTTTCCTGC carries:
- the LOC141693438 gene encoding inactive protein kinase SELMODRAFT_444075-like, with product MLFDTRGFFKANFLAEGGFGSVHRGVLPNGQTFAVKQYKLASTQGDQEFCSEVEVLSCAQHRNVVMLIGFCIEDGRRLLVYEYICHGSLDSHLYGCKRDPLQWSAHQKIRVGAAQGLRYLHEECRVGCIVHRDMRPNNILIPHDFEPLVLLDGSFCDPDVDDCK